The genomic region GCTGGGACCCGGACCGGAGTTCAATGCCGCGCTGACGCTCCGGGGCATGTCGGATGTGACCGTGCGGGGCATGGGTGTTGAAACCCTGCTTCTCCTCACCGACCCGCGCCAGGGGTGCTTTTTCCTCTTCGAATGCGAGCGGGTGTCGGTGGAAAGCCTGGCGGTGGACCATGACCCGCTTCCCTACACCCAGGGGAGCGTGCTCTGGTCGAACGCGAAAGAGGGCTGGTTCGATCTGGCCCTGGAGGAGGGCTACCCCTCCCTCGGCGAGCCGTGGTTCGCCGAGGCACCCAAGCCCTACGGACAGTGGGGAATGATTTTCGAGCGGGACACACCCCGGCTGAAGGCGGGCACGCCGGACTTCATCTTCATGGACTCCTGGGAACACCTCGCCGGTCGGGTCTGGCGGATGCGGCCCGTGGCGGAGCAGCGCGACCGCGTGGCCCACCTGCGGCCCCGGGACCGCTTCGTCCACATGGCCCGGTTTGGCCACGGCGGGGCCGTCTTCTTCCTGCGCAGCCGAGACTGCGCCATGCGCCATGTGACGGTGTACTCGTCGCAGGGCTTCGCCGTGGGCGGGGTGGCCGCGGACGCCTGCACGGTGGACGGGGTCACCGTCACCCGGAAACCGGGCACCACGCGCCTCCTCAGCACAGACTCGGACGGGGCGCATTTCCAGCAGAACCTGCGCGGACCGCTCATCCAAAACTGCTACTTCGAGGGCATGGCCGACGATTCGGTCAACATCTACTACCCGCCCAACCGGGTGAGCGGGGTGGTGGCGGACAACTCGCTGCGGCTCGCGGGGGGCGGCGAGATACAACCGGGCGACCTGCTGGAGATATTCGACCCCGTCGAGGGCCGCCGCCGTGGGCGGAGCCGCGCCGCCACCGTGCGCGGTGACGCCACGGAACTGCGCGTGACCCTGGAGAACCCCGTGCCGGGCATGCGCGCGGGCACGACCCCGAACACGGCGGACAGCGTCTACAATCTCAGCCGCTGCGGCGCGGGCTTCACCATCCGGAACAACATCTTCACCAACCACCGCCGCCACGGCATGATGCTGAAGGCACCGGACGGATTGGTGGAGAACAACCTCATGGATGGGCTGGGCGCGCTGGGCATTGTCGCCGGAAACGACCCCGACTGGCCCGAGGGCGTGGCACCGTCCAACCTGGTCATCCGCCGGAACACCATCCGCGACTGCGGGCGTTCCATGTGGTACGGGGCCGACCCCAGAG from Candidatus Hydrogenedentota bacterium harbors:
- a CDS encoding right-handed parallel beta-helix repeat-containing protein — its product is MAENGATDVTVLHAAEFGAKPNSGEDSGPALRAAIAAAAALGAPVEIRLERGTYRLGPGPEFNAALTLRGMSDVTVRGMGVETLLLLTDPRQGCFFLFECERVSVESLAVDHDPLPYTQGSVLWSNAKEGWFDLALEEGYPSLGEPWFAEAPKPYGQWGMIFERDTPRLKAGTPDFIFMDSWEHLAGRVWRMRPVAEQRDRVAHLRPRDRFVHMARFGHGGAVFFLRSRDCAMRHVTVYSSQGFAVGGVAADACTVDGVTVTRKPGTTRLLSTDSDGAHFQQNLRGPLIQNCYFEGMADDSVNIYYPPNRVSGVVADNSLRLAGGGEIQPGDLLEIFDPVEGRRRGRSRAATVRGDATELRVTLENPVPGMRAGTTPNTADSVYNLSRCGAGFTIRNNIFTNHRRHGMMLKAPDGLVENNLMDGLGALGIVAGNDPDWPEGVAPSNLVIRRNTIRDCGRSMWYGADPRGAAIQIVGKSLGGVAADRILENIVLEDNQCINPPGAALFIGAAGNVEVVRLNATYMPGFIPPRRTAAILVENVDNLRVEDCAASATQPEITATLRLGPEVGRRSTQNLRGSLASGAALVENTAPETNAENNGKESN